Within the Aspergillus luchuensis IFO 4308 DNA, chromosome 5, nearly complete sequence genome, the region GTTACGGGACTTCGGGATCAGTTTGCAAGGTTCTACGAAGATATGGCAGCGTACTAGAGTTCGAGAATGGATCAGACTCACACCCAGAAATCAAGAACTTTGATCCGCCTGTTTTTCATCTCCCATTCACAGGCGCCTTCGAACCAGAGCCGCCACTCGTCCAAAGACGGTAGGAACCTTCGATGTATGTATCTCGCCATTTTTCAACAATGAATTTCAATGAGCGTTCGAAGCCTAAAGCTACCCCTTTAAAGGTAACGAACGAACgaataaaattaagtttCTCGAACCTCCTACTTGTTTCTGTAACTTCATCCACTTTCCATCTACTCTTTTACTGAATTTCCATTGTCTCCATGTTATGGCTTCCATCCCAGGCTATTCGGCCCCTAGAGCCGGTACGGCTGTCACGTTGAACGGTACTCCTCGCATCTTACTCCAACATGAGTCCTGCTTCTTGACCCTACGCTTGCCATTACATCATAATGGTCTATATCACCATGGTATGTTAAAGTAGACCCGCCCCTATGTTGAGGCATTTACCAAGTAGACCAAAAGAGATATCTCTCTAATGGCTACTGGTATCACTCGGGTATTGGTTCCAACAGAGAAAATATATTGTCAAACTCTCACAGAGATTATCAGTTAGAGAACTATTAGTTGCAGAGCGTTTGTTTTGGTACTTATATTAGCAGGGGgtagaaaagaggaggattACGAGGAACGGTGCGCAGTAGCACAAGACAAGTGATAAGTGCAAGAGAACGAACCAAATAAAAACTATCATTTCGGTGTATGACAGTCGTATGAATATCTTACAGTCCGACAGCAATCTTGATCGGTATAAGCCCatataagaaaagtaaaagcaGAGCAATCTCATCACCGTCTCATTAGCTCAAGGCCCAGCCTTCCATTGGACGCCTCTTCCAAACCTTATTAGGTGATACTCCTTTTCCTGGCTTCTCTCTGCAAATAACACAAGCCTTCTGGCTTTGATGATGGATATTATGTCATCGCCATACTTTAAATCATTTAACAATCTTTCTTACCTACTTTGTACCATCTAACCAGGCGCACCTCATTTTGCCGTATTGAAGGATCTCCCAGGAGAAGGTCAAAACCTGCCTTGAGGACAGCATAGAAGCTTGTTTGTACAAGTTGGTCCCCTTACAGAAGTGCCATTAAAACTAAACTGTCCCTTGTGGCTGTTGATCAGGTTGCCCCGTAGCTGCAGCAGTCTCTACTTGGTAGGGCTGGAGCTCTATTCCGCTAATTGCGTTATATACCTCCACCGACATGATACTGACTTTTGCGCAGGGATCGAGAATCATCCGACGCTGGGGCTGACCTTTGCTGGGTGAAGGTATCACATAGCATCAAGGTCTATTCGCTTTGGGAAACTGTGCTCGGAAGTGGGTCGTAGGGAGTCGGGACCAGGTTCGTTAGACACCAGCTGGTAGAATGTCTCCGGTTCGCCCTGTGTTTACCAGAGTCCTACACAATCAGCACCTCCCTGTGTAGAAACAATCAACTACTTCCAGTCGAACCAAGCGAACATTATTGTATTGTTTGGTAGGAATGCGAGGAAGCAGTAGGAGAACAGCTATGTCTACATTTGCAGGCTGGGAGTGGAAGATTTATAAGTGCAGCAAATGCAGTTGGGCCGCTAATTACTCATTGCGTAATACACAGCAATAGTTTGTTCCGGTCAGCGGATCAGCTTCGTGTATCTTCGTTGTGAAACATTTCGAGGATGCCTCTTAGACATAAATAAACGTGACAAACTGTCAGAACTTATAATCAGGATCAATTTTATACGACTTGCAGGCAAAGATGCCCTCTATTTGGGATTCACATCTTTACTGTGCCAGAAGATGAGTCCAATTTCCACATTAGGTATCAGAGGCGGCAAGAAAAGGGGGCAAATGTGATATATGTTTCGGATAGCTTAGATAGGTACGTCGCTGAGAGAGGATTTAGCTTGACCAGTCTCTTCAAGCCCATTGCACACGACGTTTTACATTTGGAGCACAAGATGCGACTGCAGACGAAATTGGTTCCGCCCCTCACCTCCCCCTGCGATGAATTACGAACTCCATATCCTTTCTTTAGGCAGGTGATTGTCCCCGGATTGACCGGTCAAGCGAAGTCGTTCGCGCATGTATCATATCAGGCACTGAACGCCGACTATACAGAGTATTATGGAATTATCTAGAACCATTATGCAAATCGGTGACAAATGTATTTGGTCTCTGGGCATTGAAGGGAAAGGTCTATTACGTACGCCGCTGGTCGGTGGTGACGATAGtcattatatagatatatatatcatgctTCCATTTACGGGAGGAATTACATGGATACACAAGCTGTAGTCCTAAAGAAATTGAACTGCATCACTGTGTGATAGAAAGTGACGAGACAAAGGGAATCTACCAGATGGGCATAGTTAGCTTAGCCGAATTCAGAGTCGTTATTATTGCTTTGAAGCATCCAAATTCCGAGATGATACGAAGTTGAACCCGCCGTTTAACTTCTCAAAAGGAATTAGTGGCGCTACCCGATTGGTCCAGGAAATTGATTGTGATTGACGCCAGTACATGCGGCCGGACGGCATGAATCAATTGATCAATCCCCTTATACTTTCCGTTTAATCGCAACGTCGATTCGCAGATGTTATCATACCTCCATATAACCATAGCATCCCGCAGCAAAGCTCAGGCTAGTTATTGGATTTCTTGGCTCTCAATAATTAACTCTTTACAAGAAAGAAACCTACTGGTATAGGTATTATCTAAGGCGATTTTTCGGAGTATGAATCCTTACCGTCGTCATCGTTGATTGTAAGAGATCCCGAAGGATCGGCTAGTGAGGATAGATAAAAGGCGAAACATCTGTAGATATGGCTATGATAAATATCTGAACGGGTTTCCTCTTGCACGTTGCTCTGGTGTACGACGTTGGGAATATCCAATTGAGATGGGTCTATTTGAAGCAATTTTGCCCATTCCTTTACCAAACTATCATTTTTATCACAAGGCTGTGGATTGCTTGCCTTGTCGTCAAATTCATCATCTGGCTGATCGCTATCTATATCTGAGTTAGCCTTGAGAAGCGTtcagagagaaagagctaTAGTACCTCAGTATCCAGCTTTATCAGTACTTTTGACATCATGCCTCATCCGTGGTACTCCTTTGCTATAAGTCCACTGTGTTCCGATCGCCGCGGATCCCACCATCGCGATACCAATATTCGATGCTGTTGTGAATCCTCCCGCAGCAGCACCTCCCATCGCGGCACTTTGTAATGTGGCAAACAGACTCCCAGCTTGAACTGCTCCGATTGAAGATTGCCATACTGCAGCAAGTGAAGCCAGAACAGGCCCTGTAGCGCCAAAACCGGCAGCACCTAATATTGCGGGGCCAGCGATAGGTGCCGTAGCGAGGGCAAGTCCCGTACTACCAAAGGCTAGTGCGGCTGTATGCTCTCGAGCAAAGGACTTCCCAGAAGTGAATATTGCCGTAGTCGCACTTCTTAGGTGTTGCATGGTACTTGTAGAACACGAAGTTGAAGAACTTCGAGGTTCAAGAGGTAGGTTCATTACAATGGAGAGACTGAGTGGAGGGTCAGTATTGGCAAGGACGGAGAAGAATGAAAGTTATACTGTTGATTATGTATGGGAGTCGAGTATTATGTCATGGTATGGTGGAGCAGAAAGGGATTGGCTTCTGACGAATATTCCGAGCGTGACAATTGCTAGGACTACGGTGAGTTACTAGTCATCTGGCCTGGAGCTCCTTCTCTAGGTTTCGGCTAGTATTCAATACAATACAGTACGTGTGCGAGATACGGCATTATCAATCTTCCGTTGACTTAACTATTCAAAGAGCTTTGCTTACAAGAAATCCACGTAAgatccccaccaccacactgGTACTGTTCCAGCGGCCCGTGCGTGACATTCGACATTTTACCTTGACGGGCCCTAAGGAATTGTCACCAAGTCAGGAAGCGCGCCGGAGAGTTCTATAGGAGGTATGTGTTGATGAGTTGACTAGTCAGGAATTCGACGTGCATATCATTCCAACTTCGGGGTTTACGACACCAAGGTTACGATACCCCCTGTTTGCGAATCTGCCAGACCGCCACATACCTGTGCACCACCCACCCGCCTTCACCGGCATCGCTTCTTGCATGACATTCCGCATGTACCATCAAATATCAAAAGTAATTTCCACTCGGATGCAACAATCCATTCTTGCGAGGGAGCGAGTGTTGAAAacgttctttttttttctatatttcttATCTCCTCTGAAGACTAAGGGGAAGATAATCTGTTACTGCATTGCTATTTCTCACTGTGACAGAGCTGTTCACCTCCGAGAAAATCTGGTACTCACAAGCTAGCATTAATTTCGCATAATCGATATATTGTAGTGTGTCAGTTACCGTAATCAACTAGGCTATCTATGGGCGATGGAAAATGGCGTTGCAACCATCCCGCTTTCACTTCAAGTATGCATCATTCCTCCGTCAGTTATTCTCAGCCTTGGCTTTTTCCCCGTTCAGCTACAAGCGGACAAGACAGGCTAATTATGCCAGTCGTTGGCTCACTAACGCTAACTAAGGCCAGTCCATCTAGGTTGGGAATGAGGTAGATAAGAATCAAAACAGATAACATACCACACTATATAAATGTCCTGATGTCCAACCCGGAATTTGTCTACCCACCACAGATCATCTAGTTTCTTacatatttattcttttcttacAGACATAACTCTTTCGAAGAGTCTCTGTCTTTCATAGTTGGACCCCAATCCTTCTCATTCACGATATCATGGTTTTGAGAGAATTGCACTCCGACGCTCTTGACAGTCTGTGTTCTCGTGAACAACTTCATCTCTTGAACGCTATCGATACGCTTCGATCCCAGGGGATTAGTCATTATGTGTCTCTACCGCAGATCATTGTGTGCGGTGACCAGTCCTCTGGAAAGAGCTCTGTGCTGGAAGCCATCTCTGGAGTTTCCTTTCCGGTCAAGAGCAATCTCTGTACCCGTTTTCCAACAGAACTTGTACTCCGGAAAGACACTAATGTCGGAGTAAGGGTGTCTATTGTACCGCATCACTCGCGCAGTGAAGTAGAACAGCAGTCGCTGGGGAACTTCTGCGAAGAGCTTGATGGGTTTGACGGACTGCCCCCGCTGGTTGATAATGCCAAAGCGGCAATGGGCATATCCACACATGGGAAAGCATTCTCAAACGATCTTCTACGAGTTGAGATATCCGGGCCGGACCGACCGCATTTGACCATCGTTGACCTGCCAGGACTTATACACTCCGAAACAAAACATCAATCTGCCGCAGATGTTCAGTTGGTCCAGGAGGTGGTCCAGTCATATATGAGGGAGCCGCGGAGTATCATCCTGGCGGTGGTCTCAGCGAAAAATGACTATGCGAATCAAATAGTTTTACGATTGGCGAGGGATGCTGATCCGTCGGGCAATCGAACCTTAGGCGTTATTACCAAGCCCGATACACTGGTCGCAAATTCTGAAAGCGAGAGAATGTTCATATCATTAGCGAAAAATCGGGACGTTGAATTTCGGCTTGGATGGCATGCGCTCAAGAATATGGATACTGACCAGGGCTCTTGTACCCTTTCGGATCGTGACAAGGAAGAACGAGACTTTTTCTCCCAGGGGGCCTGGGGAGAGATGCCAGCTCCGTTGGTAGGGGTTGGCTCGCTACGTAACCGTCTCAGCGGATTGCTCCTGCGACAAATTGCGGCTGAGCTTCCAAGTCTTATCAaggaaatagaagaaaaggaggaagattgCATACAGCAATTGAAAAAGCTTGGCGAGCCCCGAGCTACTCTGGATGAGCAAAGGACGTATCTTCTGAGCATCAGTCAACACTTTCAAATTCTGGTCAAGGCTGCTGTGGATGGAACATATAATGAGGCATTTTTTGAAGATATTCAGTCTTCTACGGGGCGGCAGAAGCGGGTTCGTGCTGTGGTCCAGAATCTGACCGAGGCCTTTGCCGAGCGTCTCAATAGCCGAGGCCACTACCGCAGAATTATCGAAAACACTGATCAAATCGATGGTCGAGGAGGACAAATCACGGTGACTCGCAGCGAATTCACTGAATATATTCAGGTCCTTATGAAACGGACACGAGGACGGGAGCTACCTGGCACGTTCAATCCTATGATTGTGGGCGAACTATTCCTGGAACAATGTCGGCCCTGGACAGCTATAACACACCAACATATTCTCTCGATTTGGATAGAAGTCGAAAGGTTTATGTCGCTTGTGATAGGCTACATAGCTGATGAAGCAACCGCCGCCGCTCTCTTCGACCAGGTCATTTCGCCTGCACTACGTCAACTCAAGGAGGTTCTAACAACGAAATGCGAGGAACTACTTGCAAGTCACCAGAAAAGTCACCCAATCACCTACAATCACTACTATATGGAGAACCTACAGAATGGCCGCGCTGGTAGGCGCGCAGCAGACTTGAAGGGAATCATTCAGCGTTTCTTTGGGGTGGACGACCTACAAAAGCCGCTATACCTCTCTAAGACATACTGTTTACAGGATCTTCATGCGTCACTTCTGGAGTGTACTGAACCAGATATGACGCGTTTTGCGTCGGATGAAGCTTTGGATTGCATGCTTGCCTATTATAAGGTACAGTGAAATGCTACATTTTACGGTTTTGCCATTGTTAATGCTGACTACTGCAGGTGGCACTAAAGCGATTCATCGACGACGTGGCGGTTGAGGTTGTCGAGGTTAGACTGGTCCAgtctcttgcttctctcttTACGCCTATCAAAGTTTTCGGAATGCCGCCGGAGCTGGTATCTCGTATCGCTGGCGAGTCTGAAGAAAATCATGCAGTACGGGAACAATTGAGCAAGAAACTACAGATTCTCGGGAATGGTTTAAGCACTTGCCGACAATTTGTTGGAAGTCGAGGTGTTGGCACGAATTTGACAAAAGAGGTACGCCGGTTATATGACAAGCCCCGAGACCGATATGACCACGGCCCGTCACAAATCGGTTTTTCTGACCACGACGATTCACAGTATTGTGACAACTCTGACGAGATAGATGCCGAGCTAAAAACTGATATGGGTGAATCTATTAGTGAACAGTCGATGATATTCGCTTCCCAGTCAACCTCGGAGATATGGAGTCTTGAATCCGGTCAGTCTGCGGAGAAGCCCT harbors:
- a CDS encoding uncharacterized protein (COG:U;~EggNog:ENOG410PITD;~InterPro:IPR022812,IPR027417,IPR001401,IPR000375, IPR030381,IPR020850;~PFAM:PF00350,PF01031,PF01926;~go_function: GO:0003924 - GTPase activity [Evidence IEA];~go_function: GO:0005525 - GTP binding [Evidence IEA]), encoding MVLRELHSDALDSLCSREQLHLLNAIDTLRSQGISHYVSLPQIIVCGDQSSGKSSVLEAISGVSFPVKSNLCTRFPTELVLRKDTNVGVRVSIVPHHSRSEVEQQSLGNFCEELDGFDGLPPLVDNAKAAMGISTHGKAFSNDLLRVEISGPDRPHLTIVDLPGLIHSETKHQSAADVQLVQEVVQSYMREPRSIILAVVSAKNDYANQIVLRLARDADPSGNRTLGVITKPDTLVANSESERMFISLAKNRDVEFRLGWHALKNMDTDQGSCTLSDRDKEERDFFSQGAWGEMPAPLVGVGSLRNRLSGLLLRQIAAELPSLIKEIEEKEEDCIQQLKKLGEPRATLDEQRTYLLSISQHFQILVKAAVDGTYNEAFFEDIQSSTGRQKRVRAVVQNLTEAFAERLNSRGHYRRIIENTDQIDGRGGQITVTRSEFTEYIQVLMKRTRGRELPGTFNPMIVGELFLEQCRPWTAITHQHILSIWIEVERFMSLVIGYIADEATAAALFDQVISPALRQLKEVLTTKCEELLASHQKSHPITYNHYYMENLQNGRAGRRAADLKGIIQRFFGVDDLQKPLYLSKTYCLQDLHASLLECTEPDMTRFASDEALDCMLAYYKVALKRFIDDVAVEVVEVRLVQSLASLFTPIKVFGMPPELVSRIAGESEENHAVREQLSKKLQILGNGLSTCRQFVGSRGVGTNLTKEYCDNSDEIDAELKTDMGESISEQSMIFASQSTSEIWSLESGQSAEKPSCLDPDNAEPEIACPEEQYYADPKLPCRKGKKKKRSKNVQ
- a CDS encoding uncharacterized protein (COG:S;~EggNog:ENOG410Q0MK;~InterPro:IPR009311;~PFAM:PF06140;~go_component: GO:0016021 - integral component of membrane [Evidence IEA]); amino-acid sequence: MNLPLEPRSSSTSCSTSTMQHLRSATTAIFTSGKSFAREHTAALAFGSTGLALATAPIAGPAILGAAGFGATGPVLASLAAVWQSSIGAVQAGSLFATLQSAAMGGAAAGGFTTASNIGIAMVGSAAIGTQWTYSKGVPRMRHDVKSTDKAGY